In one window of Gemmatimonadota bacterium DNA:
- a CDS encoding VOC family protein, which produces MAFLRHLALRCRDVAVSRRFYEEVIGFDFIGRRGNGEAVDLSDGTCNITLLPHDDPSRPTLEEGEEYIHFGVLVDDLKAAWHRVRNWGAEAPKTVKGRDAISSETPPEIAFKAIDPDGNIVDISGDRDEWRGARI; this is translated from the coding sequence ATGGCGTTTCTGCGTCACTTGGCGCTGCGCTGTCGTGATGTGGCGGTCTCGCGGCGCTTCTACGAGGAAGTGATCGGCTTCGACTTTATCGGCCGCCGGGGCAACGGCGAGGCAGTCGATCTCAGCGACGGTACCTGCAACATCACCCTGCTCCCGCACGATGATCCATCGCGGCCGACGCTCGAGGAAGGCGAGGAGTATATTCATTTCGGCGTACTGGTGGATGACCTCAAGGCCGCCTGGCACAGGGTGCGGAACTGGGGGGCGGAAGCGCCGAAGACCGTGAAGGGCCGGGACGCCATCTCCTCCGAGACGCCGCCGGAAATCGCCTTCAAGGCCATCGATCCCGACGGCAACATAGTCGATATCTCCGGAGACAGGGACGAATGGCGCGGCGCCAGGATATGA